The following is a genomic window from Homalodisca vitripennis isolate AUS2020 chromosome 5, UT_GWSS_2.1, whole genome shotgun sequence.
GCTTATAAGTCAACCGGGTCTTCACACtaaaatgatataaaactttGCCTTTCTTAACGTTTATGCTTTACTTGAGTTTTGTCCaacatcaaacatttttaatgtctGCTACTTGTGTTAGTTGTCCATGCATAATGAATGCTTCCATGTCTTAAGCACATTGTGAAGCTCTTTGTACACataaaataatcttgaataaaagacaaggcatttttgttttttatttactttttgtttatatacttctttataataaattgttctatTAACAATTGTTTGTAACAAAGAATTTATTCTTCTTTATAAAGCTGAAACTTTACTTCTCTCACCAACATATTGAATGATACAATTTCATAGCTGCTATTTCAGTTTTATAGacttaattttactacattttaatcaATGTTTGTTAAAGAGTTCTTTAAATTGATATACAACAGATATAAGATACTTGTTTTTTTCACAGATCGTCATGAATAACCTCAGAAAAGTAGAAATACTTTTAGTAGTTTTCCTATAGCAAAaccgtaataaatatacatactaaatttaaatactcaagGGGTACACGTTTGTCGAGATAGCGAGCTTAAACTATATCAGTCTATTCTGTAAATCTAAAATAATGAGgtcttaatttttaacaatattaaaatagaataaaaatgataattgcTAAGCTCATtttgataactttaaaattaaaaaattactatacagTACATACCCTATGTTCATGAatggcaataaaaaatttaaatactctgCAAGATAATAAGTTTTGGTTGATTGACTTCGggctttgttttttaaatatcgcTTGAAACATCCTCTGATATTAGTCCAACGTCCTTTACAATATCCCTCTGAAACAAAAAGAGATATTAACAATACATACAGTGTAAGGCCTTAACAACAATTTGATGTAATAGTTAAACCATTGTGGATCACTAACGAAATATCTATATTcgtaataccaaatttagaatgtttatagAGAGTCTTCTCAAGTGTGTGAAAATATTGTGTTTGTTCTAACTTTTCTTGCAGCGAAATACTATctgatttccacctttaattctagttttcatctcccCACTACAAACAGGATACTTCAGATTTAAAGGTCATTATCTtgaaaccatttaaaacattgttcaacttttaaaaattaattttgagacaATAACTGCATGTTCATTGCCATTGTTCCTGCTGATGTCACTAGCCTACTcagtacataaatgaaataaaaacaccagacaaagattaattataaatatttacaggtaaaatgttgtattggatagtattgatatttataatcgataataatgatctgattgtgttggtggccgcttattatactgcagtccaGCAAAGTCCTcgtacttacaattacttaacagggtaaacatgtctgacagcatttcaataatttggtaataaattgtgaaagtaacggccggagcggcaaaatatgagtttcgcgttattaacttattggaatcgtcctactgaacaaaacaatataaggtttgaaggaatgaaaatgagaaataacgaCGTTCTAGCACATAAAATATGAAAGTACTTTTGACATGCAGAGCAATATTTCATCATGTTCAACAGTTATACATCCGCATCGGGCGTCATGTGACCTTTTGTGACCGTGATTCAACCTCATGATGATGTCATCGGATGCGCCGCCATCTTaggaaatttaaatgaaaaataatactgaaatgggCAGAATTTTTACCTAAATGAAGgatgttttcctaattttgctacaaattaattagatGTTAAATAACATCTTAGATTgggttgagacgagtgcctctggccatcaATGCAAGCTGCAGCAGCTGCCCCATGCTAATGCCATTGAAGGAAAATCATCCCTAGGGacagtacctatcagtaaaatatcaaattctaaagGGTCTGATCagatatataaattgaaaagtagtacaaagaaatttatgtaaagtgtaaaaaccataataaatcatataaaaacccaatattaatatataaatggacagtaatagagaacacttaccattaaaaggaaataatatcGTTACGGTCAAAAAGTAAACTCCTAACATGCCCGACAAACACAATTTATTACGATTCTTCTAACTAGTAGATGGTTGATCCAAGATTGACAAGCACTCACTACATCCgaactacagtacacgatatcttgtAAAGCACTGAGCACAGCCCCAGAgtgctcagataacagatacgctacaGACCCGGTCGCAGATAACATTGTACACAGATATCGagacaaacagaacattaaaaaactttatttatgaatataccacCTAAACCACGTTGTTTGTCATTTGCActccctaaaaccatatatatctttgttcaggaggatgagcagaatacgttaataACGTCAAATTTGTGATTTGCCAGGTCGGCCTTTAACTCATAGATACCAGTAATTCTAATTGatgatttgatattatttatcattCAAGTGTTGGACACTTATTATACCACAGCTTTAAGTAGGACGATAACAATAGGTTAGAAACACCGGGTTGCCATTAATTTCACAATTACCTTTTATTTTCATGGCCTGATAGAGAACTGCAGCCAAATTAGTAACAAGTATGGGGGGTGGGTACGATAGGCGGACCCggattttttatatcgaaattggcaaacgatattacttaaccaTAACCATCCATATAATCAatcgataattaattatttttaacagttttaagtataaacaatTGATAATATTAGCAAATTATATTAACAAGTTATTGTAGGCCTACCTGATACACCCAACTCAGATGCAACTTTGGTCCAAGCTTGGTCTGACACTCCTCTAAATTCAATTGGAGGatattttcttgtattatatAACACAGGGAACTTTTCAACagctttaacaatttttatattttctccggGATCATAAGCAACTTCAAACCCCATTGTATCCTaga
Proteins encoded in this region:
- the LOC124362584 gene encoding uncharacterized protein LOC124362584; this translates as MGFEVAYDPGENIKIVKAVEKFPVLYNTRKYPPIEFRGVSDQAWTKVASELGVSEGYCKGRWTNIRGCFKRYLKNKARSQSTKTYYLAEYLNFLLPFMNIGHQAERTVQNNIPTEAKRHEMDVGNELEVKLVDSDGEEESFFISTSNNSEVTSMIDGERNADWDFFSSLLPDVQRMDAEQKSKFRNALLTAVDITLYGEEF